From Indicator indicator isolate 239-I01 chromosome 12, UM_Iind_1.1, whole genome shotgun sequence:
ACCCCAGTGCTGATAACATCTCTATTGTTGTCAAGTTGGCTCCTTTCATTATCAAACGGTCTCCATCAgctataaaggaaaaaaagaagtcacaaAGTCTAAGTCACAATTCCTTCAGTGTGCAATAAACCCAATTATCCTGTTCATCTTGTCGATTAGAAAGTACCCTGTTTACCAAGGAATCTGATTATGCACCATCACCAACCAAACACATTAAACTGCACACAACCCACTCCTGTATTGCATTACTGAAAAAATCTGAACCACTTCTTAGGTACACCCACAGCAAGAGCCCCTATTTGATGAGAACAGCTCATACTATGCCCTCAAAGTACCCAACAGAAGGCACAGAAGGCACTGGAAGGCATAATTTCCATATACATGGTTCAGCATTTTAGCAGCATGTTGTCTATGGTTGGTTTAACTTACTCCTTTAGCCAAAACAATGAATTGGTTTACACAAACTGGTgggtataataataataataaaaaccaaaaccaccaaatccaacccaaaccaaacagaaatcaCTAGAAATTCTAGCATTCTAAAAGCAACTAtttaaagaaaaggaggaggcagcattGTACCCaagttaattatttattttttgcaaGATTTGCAAACACAAAAGCCACCCTCAAACCCATATTAACGCAGCACCATGCATGGCTATCCAAGTTCCAGCCCCATGTCTGCTAACTACAAGGGCTCAAAACTCTTCACTTGGAAATTAATTAGCCCTTAGAAAATGAAAAGTTCAGGGCTGTAGCTCTTGGCATTAGGGAAATaaactgttttggttttatgcTGTGAGAAACATTAAGCTTCACTGCTTAAGTCTTAATGCATCACAGTTAGGACAAGGACAGGAAAGAGAGGGGCGTGGAGGAGGGCGAAAACAAGCAATGTCAACACTGAAATAATTAGACTTTCCTAAGCAAAATGAAGTACATTCAGCACCCTTGACACTCCTACTGATTCAGTAAATATATGGAAGTTAAAGAAAAGGCGGTAGCAAGAATTAATGAGAACTTTAATGGGCTCCATGACATATTGGTCCAttacagcacagcagggaggaAGATGCAGCCAGAGAAAAGGACAAAAGCAGATTAGAGCCATCTGTTCACAGCCTGGAATCTGGGCCGCTTCCAGAACTGATGAAATCTCCACCATCAGTTCCCTGCCTGTTCACCATACCCTCAAAGGAAACCAAAAATTTATTGTGCATCAGTTGACCTCATTCTGCAAGTCCATCTGCACATGTATGGTCATAGCTGTATGAGCAGTTCCTTCAGACTGCAGAGTAAGATACTCAGTTGCATAAGCAACCAAAGGTATTCAGCTTCTCTGTTCTCAAGACTGAGATGCCACCACCAGGGACAActacaaaaatcacagaaagtgAGCAGATTCTTACATCAAAACAGAGCTACACTTAGCTCCCTGGACCTGTACTCGTCACCATACAAGTATGTCACACAAAAGGATACTTAACCTCAAAAGTTAAGTCAATTCTTAGATCTAGTTGACCTTAGATCAAATTGTATGTAGTAGAGAGGCATACAGACATGTTTATGTAGACATCAGGCTGTTAGTgactctctcttcctttcttcctcccagctGCACAACATCTAGCTACATACCAggaccagaaaaaaaagtgaccacaataaaaagaaacaatcaTAGTGAAAATAACATCATAACAACACAAATGCAGAAGGTTTTGTTATCTTGGGAACTTTTGCTCAAGGTTTAAAATGAACTCCTTACCAAATTTAACATCTACAAGTGGTTCAGACCCGTCATGTCTCACATCAGCAGTCACTTCACAGTTTCTGTTAGTGGCCTGGATTTTTTTATGGTTTATACACTGAAGAAATTTtctgaaaatatatttgaaaatatattaagtaggctgcagagagaaatgATAATTAAGTATTTTTATAAAATGGATATGAACATCTTGATATTGCTGGGCAACAAAAGCATAAGCAAAATAGGGTTTGTATTTAATAACTTCAGACATACATCTTACAAGACAATCACTCTTTAAAATCCAAATGGATAGTCCTTATGTGCTAATGTGTACAAAGCATATCAAAGGTTTCTGCAAAAATCCAGTGTATGCACTTCCTGCCCTTCTCTCAGCTGGGTTACTAACAGTaacttaaataaaattaatcaaTAAAGcaattctcatttttctttataCACCAGTTGCTTGCCAATATTTTATTGTTTACGTTTGAGACAACATTTATTGATTTAACGTCACCAGTCTGGTAGAT
This genomic window contains:
- the MRPL53 gene encoding 39S ribosomal protein L53, mitochondrial; translated protein: MATKIRVVLRPVKSIVVRFCPFETNVESTRKFLQCINHKKIQATNRNCEVTADVRHDGSEPLVDVKFADGDRLIMKGANLTTIEMLSALGSRCSAKDLKEEQKSKKSA